The following DNA comes from Fundulus heteroclitus isolate FHET01 chromosome 1, MU-UCD_Fhet_4.1, whole genome shotgun sequence.
CAGTCTGACTTTTGGTTCCACATTTCTATGTTATCCCAGCTGTTATCATCCATCAGGCTGCAGAACATCTCAGGAACAGGTCCGGGTTCCTCGTCCTCCTCAGAGGAACCGCCTGGAGCACCTGCTCCCTGCTCCCTGTTCCACCATGGTTGGGTTCTACCTCCTCTGTCTCTGGGATGTTCTGCAGACTCAGAAGCAGGATGGCTGGTAACAGCTGGCAGGAAGTTTCCCATCATGCTTtgcacagggggggggggggggggggttctcgtACTCTGGGCGTCCCGGTAGTCCGGGGCGTCTTCAGGCAGCCGGTTCAGGTAATCCTTCAGCAGCAGCTCGTAGCGAGGGATCCTCTGGACGGGTTCCAGCATGTGGTGCTGCAGGGTCAGGTTCCCACAGCGCTCCTCTCTCTGCACAGAGAACACAAgacaatcagaaccagaaccagaaccagaaccagaaccagcaccagcaccagaaccagcaccagaaccagcaccagAACCAGCCGTACCTGGATCTCCTGAATGATGGCCTTGAACTGAGCCGATCTCTCCATCCAGATGTTCACCAGCTCCATGGCTCGGTCAAAGTTCTTCACGTACTCTCCGTACATCTTCAGGAAGGGAGCCAGCTTCTGGAGGATGTCCCCAATGCGTGGGCTGGAGTCCCTGCAGCCCGCACAGGACAGGAGGTCAGAAcctgaggagcagcaggaggagcagcaggaggagcagcagcaggaggcgtGGACCTCACCACTCCTCCATGCGTTTCTGCAGCGCCGGCAGCAGGAACTGCTGGTGGAAGCAGTAGATGGAGCAGATGTTGGAGAAGACGCCCTGGACCACGTCGCATGGGAAGGAGGAGCGGGACCGGGCCTCCTCCAGCAGTCTGGCACAGAACACCTGCAAGATGAGGAGAACGTTTCACACGCTTCCTGGTTCTGATTCAGCTGTTTGGACCAGcagagggggcggagcttgtcctcctcctctcctgctaTTGGCTGACGGCTGGAGTGTGCTGCGCTCACCTGGTCCAGCAGGTGGAGCTTTGACACGTAGGCGATCTCGGTGAGTAGCAGCTCGTTGGCGATGTTGAAGACCCTCTGATGGACAGACAGCTGCACACAAAGACAGGTTTGGGTTTCTGAGACAgagttctgctggttctgatggttctgatggttctgatggttctgctgctgcagggccCAGCTGTCAGAACCAGTTCAGAGGACAGCTGGACCTCAGGTCTCTGGAATGTCCTCAACAGAAGAAAATGCTTCAGGAATTCAAACAGTGAAATTCTTTGATTTCATGGTCCATTCACACAGAACCGCCCTGTAGGAGTTTATTTCCTCCTTCAGCCttaaatcaggtgcagatcctGTCAGTTATATAATTAGTGCCACTAAATATTCTCCCCTGGTGTGTAACATCAgtcctccacgtccacagccTGGAGAGACGTCTCTGGTGGACAGAggactgccctgtttctaacattaaataaactttataatGAATTAATTACTGGGTTTATTGCTGCTAGCGCCTTCTCCAGGCTGCCTCACATGAactcttctagtttagacattacagtcaggcagtctgtagacagctcaggggtcctcaggtagagACACAgagtaccgtaatgctcctaatatccactgaGAGGAGCCGCTTGTTGCTAAGCAACGTCACTTTATACATAAATAtgactcatccatccatcattcatccatccatccatccatccatcatcatccatcattcatccatccatcatcaatccatcatccatccatccatccattcatcatcaatccatcatccatccatccatcatccatccatcattcatccaccTATCCCTGCATAAttgcattttcatatttttatattcatgttttaataaataaagtctaATCCTGAGCTTCTCACTCCTGCTGGTATATTAATTTAACTCCACATCACTCAGACTATCACAGAGAAACCTGCTGACTCAGCAGAGGTCCAGCTGACACCTTCCACAAGGACAGTAAGCCACAAATGCTAAACACTATTTACAAGCATgtcaatggaaagttgagtggaaggaaaaacgtgGTGCAAACCAACAGAGCCAAGCGCAGCCTGGAGGGGATCGTGAAGCGGGTTTGATAGTGACTGAgaagctggagtcagagctgcACAGATGGATCCATGAGTCCCTGCAGAACCAGACGAATCTGCTCTTTCTAATGCACCCATTCACACAAAAGGAGCCAGGAACCTGTACAGAACCTGGACGTGCTGCTCGGTAGGAACACATTTCTGGATGTTTTTAGCGGCTGCTTTCTAAAGAACTAAGTATTGGGTTTTCATGCGCTCTGAGCCAGAAGCATCGAGAGAAACTTAACGGGTCAGTAAGTTCCACTTCCTGAGCTGAACCGAGGAAACGGATTAACTGACGTAGAATTAAAGGAACTGTTCTTTAACCGATCTTCATCCTATGTTCCTCCTCCAGCCTCGCTCTGAGGCACGTTCCGACCAGCAGAACATTAAAGCGGCTCTGCAGCCGTTCCTGCTCTTCCTGCTCTGCTAGAGAACGCAGCGTTTAACCATCAACCTGTTAGATCAGGACTGACCCACACCTGCCTGATCAATAACCCGACAGAACCACACCCCTTTACCTGTTTCCTGACGTCTAAACCCGCCTCTGATTGGCTCCGCCCTGAATGAATAATCTGGAACCTGATTGGTCGGTTGGTGTCCTGTCTCACCTCAACAGAGTCCTGTCTGTCAGCTTTGGGCGGGGCCAGAACCAGCGTCAACTCCGCTTCCTCCTCCAGGTCACTGTCTCCCTCCTCGGAGaactccctcctcctcctcgcgcCTCCTCTggcctcctctccctccccggcgttggaggaggagctggagaggcgGGGCAGGAGGGCGGGGCTGCACGGATAAACCACGCCCCCTTCCTCCACGCTGGCGAAGCAGAGCTCCTCGCTGTGCGACGGCGAGCTGATGCTGTCGATGCCGCTGTCCCGATTGGCCAGCTTTCCATCGGTCTGCGAAGAGGGGAGGGACAGGCGCTCAGAGGGCACCTCTGATTGGTCGACCAGCAGCTGGGGCTGCTGATCCTCCGCCGCCACCGCATCGTCCTCCAGGTGCTTCTCGGAGGCGCTGTAGCCCGACTCCATGGACAGACGCTTCTGATGGCCTTCATCACGACACGCTGCCACCAGCTCTTCATCCTCATCGTCTTCATCGTCGTCACACAGCTCCCCTTCAACCCCGTGTGTGATGTCATCACGACCTGTGCAGTCACTCGGTGGCTCCGCCCCCTCAGGTTGTGGAGGCGCAGGTGAGGCAGAGGACGGTGGTGATGAAGAtcgggaggagggggggtccAGAGGGCGGGGGCACAGCGCCCCCCCGGTGATGTCGGGCACCACGATGATCTGCTCGCTGCAAGACAAACAGCAGATAAACAACCAATCACAGCGGTGACGTCACGCCTTCTCTGGCCAATCACAACTCACCGCTCGAACTTCTCTATGAGGGACAGGACGCAGGTGGGGGAGGCGGTGCCATCGGGCGGGGTCCAGCCCCGGGGGTCCGCGGGGAGGGGTCTGCAGGGGGGTGGCGGTGGGAGGGGCTTCTCTGGCAGCCGGGGGCGTGGCCTCATCAGTCCGGCTTGCTGCTGGAGATGCGGGGGCTTTGGGGGGACTGTGGAGGGGAGGGAGGCGGAGTCACAGGTCTGCTCCGCCTTAATGGTGAAATGAGGGAACGCTTACCCTGAGGTTTGGGACCCGGCACAGGTGGACGGATCCGGTTCGTCGCCGCCGCTGTCGTCGCCGGCAGTTCTGGCGGCCCCGTGTCGTTGACGGACCCGCGGCTCTCAGCTGGTTCCCCGCCTTCCTCCACAGAACCGGGCCCCGGGTCAGGGTCCGACTGCAGGGGAGCGTCGGCGTCCAGCACCGCCTGGTGGCCGCACGGCGAGCAGGACGGCTCCAGAGACAGAGACTTGGCCAGCAGGCTGGGGCTGGTGGAGGAGGCGGGGCCTGCGGGGAGGCGGAGACACGTCAGGGAGGCCACGCCCACCGCCTTTCAAAATAAGTGCCAGATTAAGAGAAAACACGTTTGCTCTCACAGACAGAAACGCGCCTGAATCCTGCAGCAGATTCTAACCACTGCAGACCCTGATCTCCGGGTTCCTTCACCTCTACAGGGTTCTGTTGCAGAACCGTCTCAGAAGAGAACCTCCACATCTCTGTCCTCACATCAGGACCGGACTACAGGGGGCGCTGCTGCCGCCGTGGCTTCAGCAGCAAAGACCTTTATGCTTCAGACTGCAGAGAAATCAGCTGACGGTGCTCAGTTTCAACAAAAAACCTTCGGTCCAAACGAGAGCGCAAAGTCCTGAGACTGGAACCCGTTTAACCCGCAGAATGTTTCTAACATCCtggtgtttaaaattaaaacaccaGAATGTTACAATTTCTAACATCCtggtgtttaaaattaaaacaccaGACGACAAAATCTTCTCTGAGGGGTGGAGCAGGAAAAAATATCCATAAAACCGACTCCAGGCTGTTTATACAgccactctgtgtgtgtgtgttactgtgtgtgtgtgtgtgtgtgtgtgtgtgtgtgtgtgtgtgtgtgtgtgtgtgtgtgtgtgtgtgtgtgtgtgtgtgaacttgATGGGAGGTCATGGGAAAGCCTGAGCGGGCTGATGTGGACCAGATGTTGTTCCGCTGTTTAAAACGCTCAATAACATCAGTTTAGAAGAACACTGCAGACCAAACTACATTACCCACAATCCTCTGACACCATCAACACAGCAATGAGGCTGAAGCTCTGATTAGGGGGTTCTAGGTGTATTTTACCTGCTTCTGTTCACCAACAAACATCCAAGACAGGTAATTTGGGTAAACTGGGTTCTTCTTCATGACATTTTGTTTATGATGTTCTGGGTCACTGAGGAGGTTCTGGCAGTTTAAGTTCTTGCTGAATCAGGATATATATGAATATGTTCTGGATGACTAAGAAGGTTCTAACATTTGGGTTACGGTGTCTTGGGTCACCTGCCAACATCTGGATTAAGGAGGTTCTACTGATTTAATGTAGATGTTCTGAATTGCTGAgatttaaactgtattttaaggCGTTTGAATCACTGAAGACGTTTTTCTGGATCGTTTTCAATGTTCTGGATCAGAAAGGAGGTTCCATCGGTCTATTTGCACAGGTACCATGAACTGAAGGTAAAACAGTGATCGTCGGTGAAATCCATTCATCTCTTAGTTCCAGTCTGCAGCCAGACGTTCTAAACCCTGGGAGAACCTTTTATGGAGAACATCACCATTTTACATTCCTCCTCTGGCCTGTCCACTCCAGCAGCAGTGAAGACCTGTTGGGTCCATCATGCTCAGCTGTTTGTTCTGGTCCAGAGCCGATACTGGATCACTTTATCAACAGTTCATGAGAACGTTCTCTCTAATCATCTCCAGATGCTTCTGGACTGCAGACGGTTCTGAAATGTCCCGTTCTGGTTCTAAATCACACAGAGCACAGAACAGAAGCAGCTCTGAGCTTTAGTGACGACCTCATTGTCCCTGGAGAGGCTTGATCTTCACATCTTCATGTCTCCACTCAGGTTCTTGGGAGTAGCGGTTTAGCTTTGAGTTGGGTTCTACATCTCTGTCTTGTGGGGTTCCCCAGGGCGTAACTTTGGGTTCccgttgtttttttatacacgCCGCCCTCCAGTGTAACATGCAGTGGTGTGGCGCCAACGTATGACAGACCTGAACAGACGTCTGCAGTCAGTTCTCCATGTTCCACCCTGTGGAACCACACATGTCTCCAGCACTCAGTACAAAGCTTTAGAGGttcctcccattctacttttagagactctaggaaccaccagcagacctgcagtctgagagcgaagtgctctgttaggaacatacggggtaatcagagctctgatatatgatggagcttgattattaagggctttatacgttagaaggagaattttaaattctattcttgatttaacaggaagccaatgaagggaagctaaaattaaagaaatatgatccctcttgttgattttcatcagaactcttgctgcagcattttggatcagctgaaggctttgaactgcattttgtggacttcctgatagtaaagaattacaatagtccagccttgaagtaacaaatgcatggaccagtttttcagcatcactcctggacagaatgtttctaattttggcgatattccggaggtgaaaaaaggaaactctggaaacctgtttaatatgggatttaaatgacatgtcttggtcaaaaataacaccaagatttttaactttattaccagaggccaggttaatgccatccagattaagtgattggttaagaagtttattttttgaggactctggcccaaagattacaacttctgtcagAACTCGGTCCAAAAACATCAGGAATCTGCAGGAACCGAACCGAGCAGTCGGGATCACAAGAACCAGGAAGAACCAGGAATCCGCTGCAGTTTGCAGGA
Coding sequences within:
- the fgd1 gene encoding FYVE, RhoGEF and PH domain-containing protein 1 isoform X2; its protein translation is MTGFVFCCAMYMDRSSASRGPASSTSPSLLAKSLSLEPSCSPCGHQAVLDADAPLQSDPDPGPGSVEEGGEPAESRGSVNDTGPPELPATTAAATNRIRPPVPGPKPQVPPKPPHLQQQAGLMRPRPRLPEKPLPPPPPCRPLPADPRGWTPPDGTASPTCVLSLIEKFEREQIIVVPDITGGALCPRPLDPPSSRSSSPPSSASPAPPQPEGAEPPSDCTGRDDITHGVEGELCDDDEDDEDEELVAACRDEGHQKRLSMESGYSASEKHLEDDAVAAEDQQPQLLVDQSEVPSERLSLPSSQTDGKLANRDSGIDSISSPSHSEELCFASVEEGGVVYPCSPALLPRLSSSSSNAGEGEEARGGARRRREFSEEGDSDLEEEAELTLVLAPPKADRQDSVELSVHQRVFNIANELLLTEIAYVSKLHLLDQVFCARLLEEARSRSSFPCDVVQGVFSNICSIYCFHQQFLLPALQKRMEEWDSSPRIGDILQKLAPFLKMYGEYVKNFDRAMELVNIWMERSAQFKAIIQEIQREERCGNLTLQHHMLEPVQRIPRYELLLKDYLNRLPEDAPDYRDAQKSLELIATAAEHSNAAIRKMERMRKLLKVYELLGGEEDIVNPTNELIKEGHILKLSNKNGTTQDRYLILFNDRLLYCVPKLRLIGQKYSVRARIDVDGMELKETSSVAVPSRTFLVSGKQRSLELQARTEGEKKDWIQAIQATIQRHEQTMESCRHLSCWLREDESTPPHSPSCVELGKRAPTPIREKEVTLCMKCQEPFNSITKRRHHCKACGHVVCGKCSEFRARLSYDNNRTNRVCVDCYVTLVGVSPSPGGLSSSTQRRRSILEQASLAAENSVICSFLHHMERGGGRGWQKAWFVIPENEPLVLYIYGAPQDVKAQRSIPLIGFEVSQPESCDRLERRHAFKISQSHLTLFFSADGEELQRRWMDILSRAGRGEEPLIHQPIVESVEEEEEELGAEEGENT
- the fgd1 gene encoding FYVE, RhoGEF and PH domain-containing protein 1 isoform X1, with amino-acid sequence MTGFVFCCAMYMDRSSASRGPASSTSPSLLAKSLSLEPSCSPCGHQAVLDADAPLQSDPDPGPGSVEEGGEPAESRGSVNDTGPPELPATTAAATNRIRPPVPGPKPQVPPKPPHLQQQAGLMRPRPRLPEKPLPPPPPCRPLPADPRGWTPPDGTASPTCVLSLIEKFEREQIIVVPDITGGALCPRPLDPPSSRSSSPPSSASPAPPQPEGAEPPSDCTGRDDITHGVEGELCDDDEDDEDEELVAACRDEGHQKRLSMESGYSASEKHLEDDAVAAEDQQPQLLVDQSEVPSERLSLPSSQTDGKLANRDSGIDSISSPSHSEELCFASVEEGGVVYPCSPALLPRLSSSSSNAGEGEEARGGARRRREFSEEGDSDLEEEAELTLVLAPPKADRQDSVELSVHQRVFNIANELLLTEIAYVSKLHLLDQVFCARLLEEARSRSSFPCDVVQGVFSNICSIYCFHQQFLLPALQKRMEEWDSSPRIGDILQKLAPFLKMYGEYVKNFDRAMELVNIWMERSAQFKAIIQEIQREERCGNLTLQHHMLEPVQRIPRYELLLKDYLNRLPEDAPDYRDAQKSLELIATAAEHSNAAIRKMERMRKLLKVYELLGGEEDIVNPTNELIKEGHILKLSNKNGTTQDRYLILFNDRLLYCVPKLRLIGQKYSVRARIDVDGMELKETSSVAVPSRTFLVSGKQRSLELQARTEGEKKDWIQAIQATIQRHEQTMESCRHLSCWLREDESTPPHSPSCVELGKRAPTPIREKEVTLCMKCQEPFNSITKRRHHCKACGHVVCGKCSEFRARLSYDNNRTNRVCVDCYVTLVGVSPSPGGLSSSTQRRRSILEKQASLAAENSVICSFLHHMERGGGRGWQKAWFVIPENEPLVLYIYGAPQDVKAQRSIPLIGFEVSQPESCDRLERRHAFKISQSHLTLFFSADGEELQRRWMDILSRAGRGEEPLIHQPIVESVEEEEEELGAEEGENT